The Apium graveolens cultivar Ventura chromosome 6, ASM990537v1, whole genome shotgun sequence genome contains a region encoding:
- the LOC141668330 gene encoding subtilisin-like protease SBT4.14 isoform X2 encodes MDGVLSVIQNKYHQLHTTKSWDFIGLARNTKRRLKVERDIIVGVLDTGITPEAESFSDHGLGPPPVKWKGSCLKAANFSGCNNKLIGAQYFKLDKRTPDPEDILSPIDVDGHGTHTSSTVAGALVPNATLSGLAKGTARGAVPSARIAMYKVCWQNYGCSDMDILAAFEAAIHDGVDVVSISIGGFSEDYATNSIAVGSFHAVRKGILTVASAGNNGPSLGSVTNHAPWIFTVAASGISRQFQSKAVLGNGQTILGVGVNLFEPKHKLYPLTIGADAAKNEESKEDAGFCIEDSMDANKVKGKVVHCKLLSWGVDSVVKGLGGIGTIIQSEMLLDTAMIFMAPSTMVNSTTGEIINKYIRSTKTPSGIIYKSVETKIPAPFIASFSSRGPNPGAKHLLKPDIAAPGLDILAAYTPLKSLTGLKGDTQHSKFTLMSGTSMACPHVGGAAAYVKSFHPDWSPAAIKSAIMTTATPMSSKVDHEAEFAYGSGQLNPRRATSPGLIYDINEMAYIQFLCHEDYPGASFGPLIGKSINCSKLIPASGEDAINYPTMQLILVSKTGQKNGVFRRTVTNVGPAMAVYNATIRAPKGLEISVAPTSLSFTRVSQKKSFKVVVKTKLTSSAKIVVSGSLIWKSPRHVVRSPIVVYNVQEN; translated from the exons ATGGATGGAGTACTCTCAGTTATCCAAAATAAGTATCACCAGCTTCATACAACAAAGTCATGGGATTTTATTGGCCTAGCTCGGAATACCAAGAGAAGGCTGAAAGTGGAACGGGACATTATTGTGGGAGTACTTGATACAG GGATCACTCCAGAAGCAGAGAGTTTCAGTGATCATGGACTTGGTCCACCTCCAGTCAAGTGGAAAGGAAGCTGCCTTAAGGCTGCTAATTTTTCTGGATGCAACAA CAAGCTTATAGGAGCGCAGTACTTTAAGCTAGATAAAAGAACTCCTGATCCAGAAGATATACTATCCCCTATTGATGTAGATGGTCATGGCACTCACACATCTTCAACCGTAGCTGGAGCCCTGGTTCCTAACGCAACCCTCTCAGGGCTGGCTAAAGGGACTGCTCGTGGAGCCGTCCCTTCAGCTAGAATAGCAATGTACAAGGTTTGTTGGCAGAATTATGGATGTTCAGACATGGACATATTGGCTGCTTTTGAAGCCGCCATTCATGATGGAGTTGATGTTGTATCAATCTCGATTGGTGGGTTTTCAGAAGATTACGCCACTAATTCAATTGCAGTTGGATCATTTCATGCTGTGAGAAAAGGGATTCTAACAGTAGCTTCTGCTGGAAATAATGGTCCTAGCTTGGGAAGTGTAACAAATCATGCACCTTGGATTTTTACTGTGGCAGCTAGTGGCATTAGCAGGCAGTTCCAAAGCAAAGCTGTTCTAGGAAATGGACAAACTATTCTA GGAGTTGGAGTTAATTTGTTTGAACCAAAGCATAAGTTGTACCCTCTTACCATTGGGGCAGATGCAGCCAAGAATGAAGAGAGTAAAGAGGATGCAGG TTTCTGCATAGAAGATTCAATGGATGCCAATAAAGTGAAGGGAAAAGTTGTTCATTGCAAATTATTATCCTGGGGTGTTGATTCTGTTGTCAAAGGCCTCGGAGGAATCGGAACAATCATACAAAGTGAAATGCTTCTTGATACTGCCATGATTTTTATGGCACCTTCAACCATGGTGAACTCGACGACAGGCGAAATCATTAACAAATATATAAGATCAACAAA AACTCCATCAGGTATAATTTACAAGTCTGTGGAAACTAAAATTCCAGCTCCATTTATCGCTTCTTTTTCGTCTAGGGGTCCGAATCCTGGAGCAAAACATCTTCTAAAG CCTGATATTGCGGCACCAGGGCTTGATATTTTGGCAGCATACACCCCGTTGAAGTCCCTTACAGGATTAAAAGGTGACACGCAGCATTCAAAATTCACCCTCATGTCAGGAACTTCTATGGCATGCCCGCATGTCGGAGGGGCTGCTGCCTACGTAAAATCATTTCATCCTGATTGGTCTCCAGCTGCAATCAAATCTGCAATCATGACTACAG CAACACCAATGAGTTCAAAGGTTGACCATGAAGCTGAGTTTGCCTATGGTTCTGGTCAGTTGAACCCTAGGAGAGCTACTAGTCCTGGACTGATCTACGACATAAATGAAATGGCTTACATTCAATTTTTGTGCCACGAGGATTACCCAGGAGCATCGTTTGGCCCACTGATCGGTAAATCAATAAACTGCTCAAAATTGATTCCTGCTAGTGGTGAAGACGCTATAAACTATCCAACAATGCAACTGATACTGGTGAGCAAGACTGGACAAAAGAATGGTGTGTTTAGAAGGACAGTTACCAATGTCGGTCCTGCAATGGCTGTGTATAATGCCACTATTAGAGCACCAAAAGGGCTTGAGATAAGCGTTGCTCCGacgagtctctcctttacacgTGTCTCACAAAAGAAAAGCTTTAAGGTTGTGGTGAAGACAAAATTAACGTCAAGTGCAAAAATAGTAGTTTCAGGATCATTGATATGGAAGAGTCCTCGTCATGTTGTGAGGAGTCCAATTGTTGTCTATAATGTTcaggaaaactaa
- the LOC141668330 gene encoding subtilisin-like protease SBT4.14 isoform X1 has protein sequence MRNLFINVLQIYSLAFIFCTNSVPVLGELQKEFYIVFLEDHLIEQDLLLHQRHINILTSLKGCENDARESLVYSYTKSFNAFAAELHEHEANRLSGMDGVLSVIQNKYHQLHTTKSWDFIGLARNTKRRLKVERDIIVGVLDTGITPEAESFSDHGLGPPPVKWKGSCLKAANFSGCNNKLIGAQYFKLDKRTPDPEDILSPIDVDGHGTHTSSTVAGALVPNATLSGLAKGTARGAVPSARIAMYKVCWQNYGCSDMDILAAFEAAIHDGVDVVSISIGGFSEDYATNSIAVGSFHAVRKGILTVASAGNNGPSLGSVTNHAPWIFTVAASGISRQFQSKAVLGNGQTILGVGVNLFEPKHKLYPLTIGADAAKNEESKEDAGFCIEDSMDANKVKGKVVHCKLLSWGVDSVVKGLGGIGTIIQSEMLLDTAMIFMAPSTMVNSTTGEIINKYIRSTKTPSGIIYKSVETKIPAPFIASFSSRGPNPGAKHLLKPDIAAPGLDILAAYTPLKSLTGLKGDTQHSKFTLMSGTSMACPHVGGAAAYVKSFHPDWSPAAIKSAIMTTATPMSSKVDHEAEFAYGSGQLNPRRATSPGLIYDINEMAYIQFLCHEDYPGASFGPLIGKSINCSKLIPASGEDAINYPTMQLILVSKTGQKNGVFRRTVTNVGPAMAVYNATIRAPKGLEISVAPTSLSFTRVSQKKSFKVVVKTKLTSSAKIVVSGSLIWKSPRHVVRSPIVVYNVQEN, from the exons ATGAGGAATTTATTCATAAACGTCCTTCAGATTTATTCTCTTGCTTTTATATTTTGTACGAATTCTGTTCCAGTTTTAGGAGAACTGCAGAAG GAGTTTTACATTGTTTTCTTGGAAGATCATCTGATTGAACAAGATTTATTACTACATCAGAGGCACATTAACATTCTTACATCCTTGAAGGGCTG CGAGAATGATGCTAGGGAATCTCTTGTATATAGTTACACAAAAAGTTTCAATGCATTTGCTGCAGAACTACATGAACATGAAGCTAACCGATTATCTG GCATGGATGGAGTACTCTCAGTTATCCAAAATAAGTATCACCAGCTTCATACAACAAAGTCATGGGATTTTATTGGCCTAGCTCGGAATACCAAGAGAAGGCTGAAAGTGGAACGGGACATTATTGTGGGAGTACTTGATACAG GGATCACTCCAGAAGCAGAGAGTTTCAGTGATCATGGACTTGGTCCACCTCCAGTCAAGTGGAAAGGAAGCTGCCTTAAGGCTGCTAATTTTTCTGGATGCAACAA CAAGCTTATAGGAGCGCAGTACTTTAAGCTAGATAAAAGAACTCCTGATCCAGAAGATATACTATCCCCTATTGATGTAGATGGTCATGGCACTCACACATCTTCAACCGTAGCTGGAGCCCTGGTTCCTAACGCAACCCTCTCAGGGCTGGCTAAAGGGACTGCTCGTGGAGCCGTCCCTTCAGCTAGAATAGCAATGTACAAGGTTTGTTGGCAGAATTATGGATGTTCAGACATGGACATATTGGCTGCTTTTGAAGCCGCCATTCATGATGGAGTTGATGTTGTATCAATCTCGATTGGTGGGTTTTCAGAAGATTACGCCACTAATTCAATTGCAGTTGGATCATTTCATGCTGTGAGAAAAGGGATTCTAACAGTAGCTTCTGCTGGAAATAATGGTCCTAGCTTGGGAAGTGTAACAAATCATGCACCTTGGATTTTTACTGTGGCAGCTAGTGGCATTAGCAGGCAGTTCCAAAGCAAAGCTGTTCTAGGAAATGGACAAACTATTCTA GGAGTTGGAGTTAATTTGTTTGAACCAAAGCATAAGTTGTACCCTCTTACCATTGGGGCAGATGCAGCCAAGAATGAAGAGAGTAAAGAGGATGCAGG TTTCTGCATAGAAGATTCAATGGATGCCAATAAAGTGAAGGGAAAAGTTGTTCATTGCAAATTATTATCCTGGGGTGTTGATTCTGTTGTCAAAGGCCTCGGAGGAATCGGAACAATCATACAAAGTGAAATGCTTCTTGATACTGCCATGATTTTTATGGCACCTTCAACCATGGTGAACTCGACGACAGGCGAAATCATTAACAAATATATAAGATCAACAAA AACTCCATCAGGTATAATTTACAAGTCTGTGGAAACTAAAATTCCAGCTCCATTTATCGCTTCTTTTTCGTCTAGGGGTCCGAATCCTGGAGCAAAACATCTTCTAAAG CCTGATATTGCGGCACCAGGGCTTGATATTTTGGCAGCATACACCCCGTTGAAGTCCCTTACAGGATTAAAAGGTGACACGCAGCATTCAAAATTCACCCTCATGTCAGGAACTTCTATGGCATGCCCGCATGTCGGAGGGGCTGCTGCCTACGTAAAATCATTTCATCCTGATTGGTCTCCAGCTGCAATCAAATCTGCAATCATGACTACAG CAACACCAATGAGTTCAAAGGTTGACCATGAAGCTGAGTTTGCCTATGGTTCTGGTCAGTTGAACCCTAGGAGAGCTACTAGTCCTGGACTGATCTACGACATAAATGAAATGGCTTACATTCAATTTTTGTGCCACGAGGATTACCCAGGAGCATCGTTTGGCCCACTGATCGGTAAATCAATAAACTGCTCAAAATTGATTCCTGCTAGTGGTGAAGACGCTATAAACTATCCAACAATGCAACTGATACTGGTGAGCAAGACTGGACAAAAGAATGGTGTGTTTAGAAGGACAGTTACCAATGTCGGTCCTGCAATGGCTGTGTATAATGCCACTATTAGAGCACCAAAAGGGCTTGAGATAAGCGTTGCTCCGacgagtctctcctttacacgTGTCTCACAAAAGAAAAGCTTTAAGGTTGTGGTGAAGACAAAATTAACGTCAAGTGCAAAAATAGTAGTTTCAGGATCATTGATATGGAAGAGTCCTCGTCATGTTGTGAGGAGTCCAATTGTTGTCTATAATGTTcaggaaaactaa